One Alosa alosa isolate M-15738 ecotype Scorff River chromosome 22, AALO_Geno_1.1, whole genome shotgun sequence DNA segment encodes these proteins:
- the LOC125287994 gene encoding N-acetyllactosaminide beta-1,3-N-acetylglucosaminyltransferase 4-like produces MKMRMARVRYHRCALVSAVAFILCCLMLKMYHHLVFPLDSKWSHFHQIYTHTCPFWSNISHNGTASPPAGLYTVHWNLTCSANDGTEVIPSHLPQSYQEFLGYRHCRAFPILLTPSPCEDDLYLLLAVKSTAVNVDRRAALRDTWGRAGRIQGRRVKLVFLMGRSQDQVPGHDLQQLLQWESRCYRDILQWDFADIFFNLPRKEVGFLSWFSRKCSSAQFAFKADDDVFVNSGNLVEFLTAHKPENHLFAGFIHSPEMPVRDRSSKYFVPVEMYPEGKLYPPFPSGGGYLMSRQTMLGLDVAAQKVKLFPLDDVFLGLCLELMGVKLTNHSGFLTFGISDDLNLPCVYREIMLVHQMNPVEMRDMWLRMQDSPPCGSSGKKL; encoded by the coding sequence ATGAAGATGAGGATGGCAAGAGTTCGGTACCACCGGTGTGCTCTGGTCAGTGCTGTGGCCTTCATCCTCTGCTGTCTGATGCTCAAGATGTACCACCACCTGGTCTTCCCATTGGACTCAAAATGGTCCCATTTCCAccagatatacacacatacatgccctTTTTGGTCCAACATATCTCATAATGGCACTGCCTCACCACCAGCGGGCCTCTACACTGTCCATTGGAACTTAACATGCTCTGCCAATGATGGCACAGAGGTCATTCCATCACACCTGCCCCAGTCATACCAGGAATTCTTAGGCTACAGGCATTGCCGAGCATTCCCAATCCTGCTGACCCCTTCGCCTTGCGAGGATGACCTCTATCTGTTGTTGGCCGTGAAGTCCACAGCTGTGAATGTAGACCGCCGTGCTGCATTGCGGGACACCTGGGGTCGCGCTGGTAGAATCCAGGGTCGGCGAGTTAAGCTGGTCTTCCTGATGGGCCGCTCACAAGACCAGGTTCCGGGTCACGACCTCCAGCAACTGCTGCAGTGGGAAAGCCGTTGCTATAGGGACATCTTGCAGTGGGACTTTGCTGACATCTTCTTCAACCTGCCTCGGAAGGAGGTGGGATTCCTCAGCTGGTTCTCTCGTAAGTGCAGCAGTGCGCAGTTTGCGTTCAAGGCCGACGACGACGTGTTTGTGAACTCAGGGAATCTGGTTGAGTTCCTGACAGCCCACAAACCTGAGAATCACCTGTTTGCTGGATTCATCCACAGCCCCGAGATGCCTGTCCGAGACAGAAGCTCAAAGTATTTTGTCCCTGTGGAGATGTACCCCGAGGGGAAGCTCTATCCACCCTTTCCAAGTGGTGGTGGATATCTGATGTCACGGCAGACTATGTTGGGACTGGATGTGGCGGCCCAGAAGGTGAAGCTGTTCCCACTCGATGATGTCTTTCTGGGCTTGTGCTTGGAGCTAATGGGTGTAAAGCTCACAAACCACAGCGGTTTTCTGACATTCGGCATCAGCGATGACCTAAATCTCCCCTGTGTTTATCGTGAAATCATGCTGGTGCATCAGATGAACCCGGTAGAGATGCGGGACATGTGGTTGCGAATGCAAGACAGTCCACCATGTGGTAGTAGTGGGAAGAAACTTTGA